A window of the candidate division WOR-3 bacterium genome harbors these coding sequences:
- a CDS encoding type II restriction endonuclease: protein MRMEAYAGTLGIRNLDSALQLFLDTLVDTNRDHRFFVDWDKVERQVLAHKVELNILNSLIGSRNFDRELEDILTKYPQVISAIPVLLALRGTDLKVIEDFQIEDSDIAYYDFTPRRLTGAERVSFVSLFAKTGLARFFQELSSRSIQDYAMGVEVGLDTHARKNRGGAAMELALKPLVYALRSDTVDVLYQKKFGALKYSHGINPPSPLADRKADFLLVRRGGRMVNIEVNFYTGTGSKPQEIVDSYILRQEELARYGMGFIWVTDGHGWRGQRNQLKKAFKKLNFLLNLHFCRKGLLRRAVRDF, encoded by the coding sequence ATGAGGATGGAGGCTTATGCCGGCACACTTGGAATCAGGAATCTAGACTCCGCACTTCAGCTATTCCTAGATACCCTGGTCGACACAAACCGCGACCACCGCTTCTTTGTGGACTGGGACAAAGTAGAACGTCAAGTCCTAGCACACAAGGTGGAACTCAACATACTGAACAGTCTCATCGGCAGCAGGAACTTTGACCGCGAACTTGAAGACATACTGACTAAGTACCCCCAAGTTATCTCTGCCATACCTGTTCTTCTGGCCCTGCGTGGGACTGACCTCAAGGTTATTGAGGATTTCCAGATCGAGGACTCTGATATAGCATACTACGACTTCACCCCCCGAAGATTGACCGGAGCCGAACGAGTTTCCTTTGTATCTCTTTTTGCCAAAACTGGGCTCGCTCGTTTCTTCCAAGAACTGAGCAGTCGCAGCATTCAGGATTACGCAATGGGCGTTGAAGTAGGGTTGGATACGCACGCACGCAAGAACCGGGGTGGCGCTGCCATGGAACTTGCTCTCAAACCGCTGGTGTATGCGCTGAGGTCAGACACAGTTGATGTCCTGTACCAAAAAAAGTTTGGCGCACTCAAGTACAGTCATGGCATTAACCCACCCAGCCCGCTAGCTGACAGGAAAGCCGATTTCTTGTTGGTGAGACGTGGCGGCCGGATGGTGAATATTGAGGTAAACTTCTACACCGGCACCGGCTCGAAGCCGCAGGAAATAGTAGATTCCTATATTCTGCGACAAGAGGAGTTGGCCAGGTACGGCATGGGATTCATCTGGGTCACGGACGGCCACGGCTGGCGCGGCCAGCGCAACCAGCTCAAGAAAGCTTTCAAGAAACTCAACTTCCTACTAAACCTGCACTTCTGCCGTAAGGGACTTCTTAGACGTGCTGTCCGGGATTTTTGA
- a CDS encoding site-specific DNA-methyltransferase, with translation MAKTRSGTTRPEFPVTPDNPFGIDLSSEKVGEFMAKETAQNTGARVDVESPIRLAWADPEHGIWLYHADCLTMLDRIAVRYPEGVFDMIFADPPYFLSNGGITCHAGRMVSVNKGDWDKSKGHESNHNFNLEWLGRCQRTLKSNGTIWVSGTAHVIHSVGFAMQQLGYRLLNDIVWVKPNPPPNLSCRYFTHASETIIWAAKNEKSRHYFNYKLLRALNNGKQVRSVWTFPPPESEYVWNILPPKADEKKCGKHPTQKPVALLERIILASTREGDLVLDPFLGSGTTLVAAGRLGRKGLGIELERSYVEVAIKRLEDMRQEFGLFAKHQPHPRQQSTMTVVK, from the coding sequence GTGGCAAAGACAAGAAGTGGAACAACTCGCCCCGAATTTCCTGTCACGCCTGATAACCCCTTCGGGATAGACCTCTCATCGGAGAAAGTCGGCGAATTCATGGCCAAGGAAACAGCGCAGAACACCGGGGCCCGGGTTGATGTGGAGTCGCCTATCAGGCTAGCCTGGGCTGACCCAGAGCATGGCATCTGGCTGTATCATGCCGACTGTCTCACGATGCTTGACCGAATTGCCGTTCGTTACCCGGAGGGGGTCTTTGACATGATTTTCGCCGACCCGCCCTACTTCCTCAGCAACGGTGGCATCACCTGCCACGCCGGCAGGATGGTCTCCGTAAACAAGGGTGACTGGGACAAGAGCAAAGGTCACGAGTCGAACCACAACTTCAACCTCGAGTGGCTCGGACGCTGCCAGCGCACGTTGAAATCGAATGGAACCATATGGGTTTCGGGCACTGCTCATGTAATCCACTCTGTCGGCTTCGCTATGCAGCAGTTAGGATATAGGCTTCTGAATGATATTGTCTGGGTAAAACCCAATCCGCCTCCCAATCTTTCTTGCCGCTATTTTACCCATGCCAGCGAGACTATCATCTGGGCTGCGAAGAACGAGAAAAGCAGACACTACTTCAACTACAAACTGCTCAGAGCGTTGAATAACGGCAAGCAGGTGAGAAGTGTTTGGACGTTTCCACCTCCTGAATCCGAGTACGTGTGGAACATCCTGCCGCCCAAGGCAGACGAGAAGAAGTGCGGAAAGCATCCGACGCAGAAACCTGTGGCATTGCTGGAGCGCATAATCCTCGCTTCAACCAGAGAAGGTGATTTGGTTCTTGATCCATTTCTTGGGTCGGGTACGACACTGGTGGCTGCCGGGCGACTCGGCCGCAAAGGATTGGGAATTGAACTGGAGCGGTCCTATGTTGAAGTTGCCATCAAGCGGCTTGAAGACATGAGGCAGGAGTTCGGCCTATTCGCAAAGCATCAGCCGCACCCCCGACAACAGTCTACTATGACGGTGGTGAAATGA
- a CDS encoding right-handed parallel beta-helix repeat-containing protein, which yields MRSTGIMLFVLVGLTLGRVILVPDSAATIQTGLGLARSGDTVLVKPGVYAEQIVWPATDGIKLYSTDGPESTVVDGQYAGTCLTMSFSGLTRETEVRGFTFKNGYSAGGGAAGISCAGSATIRGNRVTRCRGVGMYLSSYSSGFSPLVIGNEIDGCVKEIENWNYGAGLYISAGPGSYPEICYNYIHHDTLRNSARNYGAGVFCDADALIYQNTIAANVACSDTGTACRAYGGGIFVDSDQQPVIFNNLIVNNRCATDAWKYGAGIRLYLHCRPIIINNTIVGNVCEGPHMWSNGGGLYSDMRCTTYVKNNVFANNQATSGSAIYNYTSSQNGEVISRYNDYYNNTLVGCSMGPGDITQDPLFVSGRLGEYYLSQTAAGQPVQSPCVDAGDTLDMKTPLNLDSLLRSWTTRTDSVLDVGVLDMGYHYPTNPMVGQVERGLMPCTLHHALEVCPNPFRSRTAIQVPATAGCPELRIYSSDGRLVRSFSVPNVERPAYVALWDGLDNLGQPVAAGVYYCSLADSGHGPALPVLRLR from the coding sequence ATGAGAAGTACAGGAATAATGCTGTTTGTGCTTGTCGGCTTGACGCTGGGCCGGGTGATTCTGGTGCCGGATTCGGCCGCAACAATTCAGACCGGGCTCGGACTGGCCAGGTCCGGCGATACAGTGCTCGTGAAGCCTGGAGTCTATGCCGAGCAGATCGTCTGGCCTGCAACCGATGGGATCAAGTTGTATTCGACCGACGGGCCAGAATCAACCGTGGTTGACGGTCAGTACGCGGGTACGTGCCTGACGATGAGCTTTTCCGGCCTGACCCGAGAAACCGAGGTGAGGGGTTTTACTTTCAAGAACGGATACAGCGCAGGAGGTGGTGCGGCCGGGATTTCCTGTGCCGGCAGTGCGACCATCCGGGGCAACCGGGTGACGCGGTGCCGGGGCGTAGGTATGTACCTGTCCAGTTACTCGTCCGGTTTCAGTCCACTTGTCATCGGTAATGAGATTGACGGGTGTGTTAAGGAGATTGAGAATTGGAACTACGGCGCAGGGCTGTACATCAGCGCCGGGCCTGGTTCCTACCCGGAAATCTGCTATAACTATATCCACCACGACACCCTACGCAATAGTGCGCGTAACTACGGGGCCGGCGTGTTCTGCGATGCGGACGCGCTCATCTATCAGAATACGATTGCGGCCAATGTCGCGTGCTCAGATACCGGCACCGCCTGTCGGGCGTACGGTGGAGGCATATTCGTAGATTCGGACCAGCAGCCGGTCATCTTCAATAACCTTATCGTCAATAACCGGTGCGCGACCGATGCTTGGAAGTACGGTGCAGGTATCAGACTGTACCTACACTGCCGGCCGATAATCATCAATAACACCATTGTCGGGAACGTCTGCGAGGGGCCGCACATGTGGTCGAACGGTGGCGGTCTCTACTCGGACATGCGCTGCACCACGTATGTGAAGAACAACGTCTTTGCCAATAACCAGGCAACCTCAGGCTCAGCCATCTACAACTACACATCGAGCCAGAACGGCGAAGTTATCTCGCGGTACAACGACTACTATAACAATACACTTGTCGGCTGCTCGATGGGCCCGGGTGACATCACTCAAGACCCCTTGTTCGTTTCTGGTCGGCTCGGCGAGTACTATCTGTCGCAGACTGCGGCTGGCCAGCCGGTGCAGAGTCCGTGTGTGGATGCTGGGGACACGCTGGACATGAAGACGCCGTTGAATCTCGACTCGCTCTTGCGTTCGTGGACCACGCGGACTGACTCAGTACTTGATGTTGGAGTTCTGGATATGGGCTACCACTATCCGACGAATCCCATGGTCGGACAGGTAGAAAGAGGCCTGATGCCCTGCACTCTGCATCATGCGCTCGAGGTTTGTCCGAATCCTTTTCGCAGCCGGACCGCTATCCAGGTACCAGCGACCGCCGGTTGCCCAGAGCTGAGAATCTACTCTTCTGATGGCCGGCTGGTACGTTCGTTTTCGGTGCCCAACGTGGAGCGTCCAGCGTATGTCGCATTGTGGGACGGACTTGACAATTTGGGTCAGCCGGTGGCTGCGGGCGTGTACTATTGTTCTCTGGCTGATTCAGGTCATGGACCGGCACTGCCGGTATTGCGGCTCCGCTAG
- a CDS encoding dienelactone hydrolase family protein has protein sequence MKHISAVSFILAVSSVLAQTPNYGAAGRFSTAYRIEDIPGTTEIMSGSRIYYPDSSGVFPQSAVPAPIVVFGHGWQMGIDRYYSYAQHLASWGYVVCLPTISNPLINPEHDKRARLMVDAARWVSARDTIVGDRFYRKLDRWNWGFAGHSMGGGLSMLAADLFGLADTLRAAVAIHSPQTDPATRSANIRVPKLVLAGGVDNTAPWRDVRQAYWDSAPPPGTFAVIRGANHGYVMDYSYFWENGGTSQITREQHQLIIRRHMTAYFERYLQGDTSNWNFRYCFGDSIKGHPSMDSVEVRLPPVGAEERAEAGPGVMKLNPSVVRGMLRISRTKDTESEMDLLDPIGRRVVSLVPGDNDVTSIPPGVYFMCRPVRGVPKNLVSPSRVVIAR, from the coding sequence ATGAAACACATTTCAGCCGTATCTTTCATTCTGGCTGTTTCATCTGTTCTTGCCCAGACTCCGAATTACGGTGCTGCGGGCCGGTTTTCGACCGCGTATCGTATTGAGGACATCCCGGGTACTACCGAGATAATGTCCGGCTCGCGCATTTACTATCCGGATTCTTCCGGCGTGTTTCCTCAGAGTGCGGTACCTGCGCCAATCGTTGTTTTCGGGCATGGATGGCAGATGGGTATTGACCGGTACTATTCCTATGCCCAGCATCTTGCAAGCTGGGGCTATGTCGTCTGCCTGCCGACGATTTCTAACCCCCTCATCAATCCCGAGCACGACAAGCGAGCCCGGCTGATGGTGGACGCGGCCCGCTGGGTTTCAGCCCGGGACACGATTGTCGGCGACCGTTTCTATCGCAAACTGGATCGTTGGAACTGGGGTTTTGCCGGCCATTCGATGGGCGGTGGGCTCTCGATGCTGGCCGCAGACCTTTTTGGCTTGGCCGATACGCTTCGGGCTGCAGTTGCGATTCACAGTCCGCAGACAGATCCGGCGACTCGTTCGGCAAACATCCGCGTGCCGAAGTTGGTTTTGGCCGGCGGGGTGGATAATACCGCGCCGTGGCGCGACGTGCGGCAAGCGTACTGGGATTCAGCTCCACCACCAGGTACGTTTGCAGTCATCCGTGGGGCAAATCACGGCTACGTGATGGACTACTCCTATTTCTGGGAGAACGGCGGAACTTCTCAGATTACGCGTGAGCAGCATCAGCTTATTATTCGCCGACACATGACCGCATATTTTGAGCGCTACCTGCAGGGTGATACTAGCAACTGGAACTTCCGCTACTGTTTTGGCGATTCGATCAAGGGACATCCTTCGATGGACTCGGTCGAGGTGCGCCTGCCACCGGTGGGAGCCGAAGAGCGGGCCGAAGCTGGACCCGGAGTGATGAAACTCAATCCGTCCGTAGTGCGCGGAATGCTACGAATAAGCAGAACAAAGGACACAGAATCCGAGATGGATTTGCTTGATCCGATTGGTCGCAGGGTTGTATCGCTCGTGCCTGGCGATAACGACGTAACCAGCATTCCCCCGGGCGTTTACTTCATGTGTCGGCCTGTACGCGGCGTCCCCAAAAACTTGGTTTCCCCCAGCAGGGTGGTGATAGCAAGATAA
- a CDS encoding SBBP repeat-containing protein, whose amino-acid sequence MRFQILLCIFGFLGWLAFADPLWVRTYNGPYNDFDEIHAIGVDDSGNVIVSGFSGLSRYDDEFVTIKYRPNGDTAWLRHFNPGSGLDGATALAVDRAGNIIVTGYLGGSTSEYGDWVTIKYSAAGELLWTAVYDLGDRDRPSCLAVDSAGNSYVTGQAGWLNDLDYVVVKYDPNGNEVWVFRYDGGYDDLSQALAVDGQDNIYVTGYAELGGVDRALVTWKVGPSGESLWANVYAGPAGTWLDGEEIATDGQGNVIVAGYAFDTLTVGDYLIVKYSPTGDTLWTRRYNGPGNRSDYVAGLALDAAGNVYVTGTALFDPYRSNYVTVKYSPSGEQRWVARFIGPHQRDRAKGIALGAEADVYVCGEGVNLSGYWCAVTVKYDSAGNQQWVERFASDFDEAEAYVITLSRQGMVYVGGRTDNDTNGLDYLTLAYGSAGAVTEKANAEAQRSSCVPTIVRGVLWLAGAGHNPIPAKESGLRPKPVLLDATGRKMMELIPGPNDVSRLVPGVYFVSAPEAQGRLVNKVIVAR is encoded by the coding sequence ATGAGATTTCAGATTCTGCTCTGCATCTTTGGCTTTTTGGGCTGGTTAGCCTTCGCCGACCCGCTCTGGGTCAGGACCTACAATGGACCGTATAACGATTTCGATGAGATCCACGCCATCGGCGTGGATGACTCGGGCAACGTCATAGTATCCGGTTTCAGCGGACTCAGTAGATATGACGATGAGTTCGTAACCATCAAGTATCGCCCGAACGGCGACACAGCTTGGCTCCGACATTTTAACCCTGGTTCCGGGCTGGATGGAGCCACTGCGCTGGCGGTAGACCGGGCAGGCAACATCATCGTCACCGGCTATCTGGGCGGCTCTACATCGGAATATGGCGACTGGGTGACCATTAAGTACTCGGCAGCGGGCGAGTTGCTCTGGACGGCAGTGTATGACCTTGGCGACCGTGACCGGCCATCGTGCCTTGCCGTGGATTCGGCAGGCAACAGTTATGTAACCGGGCAGGCTGGCTGGCTAAACGACCTTGATTATGTGGTGGTGAAGTACGACCCGAACGGTAACGAGGTTTGGGTGTTTAGATACGACGGTGGCTACGACGACCTATCACAGGCACTCGCAGTTGACGGACAAGACAACATCTATGTGACCGGCTATGCTGAACTTGGCGGCGTCGACCGTGCTCTCGTGACCTGGAAGGTTGGACCTAGTGGCGAGTCGCTCTGGGCTAATGTCTATGCTGGACCAGCGGGCACATGGTTAGATGGGGAGGAAATTGCAACCGACGGTCAGGGCAACGTCATTGTCGCCGGCTATGCCTTCGATACGCTCACCGTTGGGGACTATCTCATAGTCAAGTACAGCCCGACCGGCGATACGCTCTGGACCCGGCGCTACAACGGCCCGGGCAATCGCTCCGACTATGTCGCAGGTCTCGCACTTGACGCCGCCGGCAATGTCTACGTAACTGGGACCGCCCTTTTTGACCCGTATCGTTCCAACTACGTAACCGTCAAGTACTCGCCAAGCGGCGAACAGCGCTGGGTCGCCCGTTTCATCGGACCGCACCAGCGCGACCGAGCCAAGGGGATTGCCTTGGGTGCGGAGGCCGATGTCTATGTGTGCGGTGAAGGTGTGAACTTGAGTGGGTACTGGTGCGCCGTAACCGTCAAATATGACTCGGCTGGCAATCAGCAGTGGGTTGAGCGATTCGCCAGCGATTTTGACGAGGCCGAAGCCTATGTCATAACCCTCAGCCGTCAGGGGATGGTGTATGTCGGCGGGCGAACCGACAATGATACCAATGGTCTGGACTACCTGACACTCGCGTACGGTTCAGCTGGAGCGGTTACGGAAAAGGCGAACGCAGAAGCGCAGAGGTCGAGCTGTGTGCCGACCATCGTCCGTGGTGTGCTGTGGCTGGCCGGAGCGGGACATAATCCGATTCCCGCCAAGGAGTCGGGATTGCGTCCCAAGCCCGTGTTGCTCGACGCCACTGGCCGGAAGATGATGGAACTTATACCCGGTCCGAATGACGTTAGCCGGCTTGTGCCGGGAGTGTATTTCGTTAGCGCCCCAGAAGCTCAGGGTCGGCTGGTCAACAAGGTCATTGTTGCAAGGTGA